One part of the Rhodospirillaceae bacterium genome encodes these proteins:
- a CDS encoding methionine synthase: MIQMITTTVAGSLPKPAWLAEPEKLWAPWRLQDEELIEGQQDAALAWIKLQEDAGIDIVSDGEQFRKHFVHGFLEHIDGIDWQRMTTMGIRDDRYDAQVPTVTSAASRKKSVHGEGAKFCRKHTGNKLKFTLPGPMTICDTIADGHYGNRPEMAMAFAALLNEEALELEALGVDVIQFDEPAFNAFMDQVPVWGVDTLHRAIDGLSCKTAVHICYGYGIQENIEWKEGLGDEWRQYEEFFPALNDSRIDQVSLECADSKVPMSVLALLKDKEVLVGAIDVASETIETPEKVAATLRAAMEYVDPERIIACTNCGMAPLPRAVAEGKLKALGAGAALLRKELGVS, from the coding sequence ATCATTCAGATGATAACAACGACAGTGGCGGGCAGCCTTCCCAAACCGGCCTGGTTGGCCGAACCGGAGAAACTGTGGGCCCCATGGCGTCTGCAGGACGAGGAACTGATTGAAGGCCAGCAGGACGCCGCCTTGGCCTGGATAAAACTTCAGGAAGATGCCGGTATTGATATCGTTAGTGACGGTGAGCAATTCCGCAAACATTTCGTCCATGGCTTTCTGGAGCACATTGACGGCATCGACTGGCAACGTATGACCACCATGGGCATCCGCGATGATCGTTATGACGCCCAGGTTCCGACAGTCACATCCGCCGCCAGTCGCAAGAAATCCGTGCATGGGGAAGGTGCCAAGTTCTGCCGCAAACACACCGGCAATAAACTCAAATTCACCCTGCCCGGACCGATGACCATTTGCGACACCATTGCCGATGGCCATTACGGCAACCGCCCTGAAATGGCGATGGCCTTTGCTGCTCTATTGAACGAAGAAGCCCTGGAACTTGAAGCCCTAGGCGTTGACGTCATTCAATTCGATGAACCGGCTTTCAACGCGTTTATGGATCAGGTTCCGGTCTGGGGTGTCGATACCCTGCACAGGGCCATTGATGGGCTTTCCTGCAAAACCGCCGTCCACATTTGTTATGGTTACGGCATTCAGGAAAATATCGAATGGAAGGAAGGACTCGGCGATGAGTGGCGACAGTACGAAGAGTTCTTCCCGGCCCTCAATGACAGCCGCATTGATCAGGTCTCACTGGAATGCGCTGATTCAAAGGTGCCGATGTCGGTGCTTGCTTTACTAAAGGATAAGGAAGTCCTTGTCGGCGCCATTGATGTCGCCAGCGAGACCATTGAGACCCCTGAAAAGGTCGCCGCCACCTTGCGCGCGGCTATGGAATATGTTGACCCGGAACGGATCATTGCCTGCACAAATTGCGGCATGGCGCCACTGCCACGCGCAGTCGCCGAAGGTAAGCTCAAGGCATTGGGGGCCGGTGCGGCATTGCTGCGAAAAGAACTCGGCGTCTCATAA
- a CDS encoding ABC transporter substrate-binding protein, whose product MTTINIQFTLFSAFYSPLISTMSGGFLQAEGLQPEWSVAKPGVSAITALEDGSAHVVQSALSQGFGPLSKGETPDTTHFAQVNEMDGFFITARQPDPDFTWDKLEGSDAVLFGGGQPLAMFRYACHKAGIDYDKINAINPGGAADIDEAFREGKGQYVQQQGPFPQQLEADGIGHIVAQVGKQIGPCGFSSLAANRDWLETDMAASFIRAYRKTRAYMNETPAIEIARAEKPYFPAIDEAALADCITTYQQLGCWSSHVEITPEAFEATLDIFQYNGLIKERYAYDQVCTLPPKDL is encoded by the coding sequence ATGACAACGATCAATATTCAGTTCACCCTATTTTCGGCATTTTATTCGCCGCTGATCTCGACCATGTCCGGCGGCTTTTTGCAGGCAGAAGGATTGCAGCCTGAGTGGTCAGTCGCAAAACCCGGTGTTTCGGCAATCACCGCCCTTGAGGACGGTTCTGCGCATGTTGTTCAATCTGCTTTAAGCCAGGGTTTTGGACCGCTATCAAAAGGCGAAACGCCAGATACCACGCATTTTGCCCAAGTTAACGAGATGGATGGTTTTTTCATTACCGCCCGCCAGCCCGATCCTGATTTCACCTGGGACAAGCTTGAAGGTTCAGACGCGGTTTTGTTTGGCGGTGGTCAGCCGCTTGCCATGTTCAGGTACGCTTGCCACAAGGCCGGTATCGACTATGACAAGATCAACGCCATCAACCCCGGCGGGGCCGCAGATATAGATGAGGCTTTTCGCGAGGGGAAAGGGCAATACGTGCAACAGCAGGGGCCTTTCCCGCAGCAACTGGAAGCCGATGGTATCGGTCATATCGTGGCGCAAGTTGGCAAGCAAATCGGCCCGTGTGGATTTTCCAGTCTGGCGGCAAACCGGGATTGGCTGGAAACAGATATGGCGGCGTCTTTCATTCGGGCCTACAGGAAAACCCGGGCCTACATGAACGAAACTCCGGCGATAGAGATCGCACGTGCCGAAAAACCTTACTTCCCGGCAATAGACGAGGCAGCGCTGGCTGATTGTATCACCACCTACCAGCAACTTGGCTGCTGGAGTTCGCACGTGGAGATCACGCCCGAGGCGTTCGAGGCGACTCTCGATATTTTTCAGTACAACGGCCTGATCAAAGAACGCTATGCCTATGATCAGGTTTGTACGCTACCACCCAAAGATTTATGA